A window from Salvia miltiorrhiza cultivar Shanhuang (shh) chromosome 2, IMPLAD_Smil_shh, whole genome shotgun sequence encodes these proteins:
- the LOC131007890 gene encoding uncharacterized protein LOC131007890 translates to MHICCPLCRAAGEDIDHLSWDCQFARQVWSYIFAWFHVDVTSNLDVGSFIIWAMQIQASRQVTNLWRVGVMTTIWSIWNLRNRVVFDDASFSAVNLTVQIKALILEASRFSLGEMMNSVEELLVLHGLGIPGNPRRSISYVYVFWIPPPHPWHKINIDGSIHGSLPCIHTGGIVRGNGSVMGCFHFSGGRGWAFEVELFALIIALEQVVSHGWDFIWIETDCTYIVELF, encoded by the coding sequence ATGCATATCTGTTGCCCGCTTTGTAGGGCTGCTGGCGAGGACATTGATCATCTTTCATGGGATTGCCAGTTTGCTAGGCAGGTTTGGAGCTATATTTTTGCTTGGTTCCATGTTGATGTCACCTCGAATTTGGATGTGGGGAGTTTTATCATCTGGGCGATGCAGATTCAGGCCAGTCGGCAGGTGACGAACCTTTGGCGTGTCGGGGTCATGACTACTATCTGGAGCATCTGGAATCTTAGGAATAGAGTAGTCTTTGATGATGCTTCTTTTTCTGCGGTGAACTTGACAGTCCAAATCAAGGCCCTCATCCTGGAGGCCTCCCGTTTTAGCCTTGGGGAGATGATGAATTCTGTTGAGGAGCTTCTTGTTCTTCATGGCCTTGGGATTCCTGGCAACCCTCGCCGATCCATTTCTTATGTTTATGTGTTCTGGATCCCCCCTCCGCATCCCTGGCATAAGATCAATATTGATGGTTCGATTCATGGTTCTCTTCCTTGTATTCATACTGGCGGCATAGTTCGTGGCAACGGATCGGTGATGGGGTGTTTTCACTTCTCTGGTGGCCGTGGTTGGGCTTTTGAGGTTGAGCTCTTTGCTCTTATTATTGCTTTGGAACAGGTCGTCTCTCACGGTTGGGATTTCATCTGGATTGAGACGGATTGCACTTACATTGTGGAGCTCTTTTGA